aaaaaaaacattcatagaAAAACCCCATGCGTGGTGAATGATGCTAgaaatatttgtattattaGACTGATGTTATTATAGCCACTATCCAGGATTACTGTGTTTTGGAAAAGACTGACCTTGTGTTTAAAAAGCACGGGGCCACGTTTCAAAGTGTTTCTGAATGATTACACACTTAATAGTGGGAAGAACATCTATGTGTTTGCTTATTGTTTTCATCTGAATAAGACAATGCCATCCTCTTCTCAATTGCATATTACAGACTAAATATTATATAACGGTGTGTACATAACGGATTCGAATGGTTTTGACATAAAGACATTTTGATGCTTTGAAATGGAAATGGACATAACAAGTCCGTAATCCCTCGCTCTGTGCCGAGCATTGCAAACAAACAAGGCAGGAAAAGGACCAGAGCCAGGCCTAGCTTTAACATTAACACCACATACGCTACATTACACACGCTGGGTTCGAGGAGGGGAAAATATTAAAGACTGATCAAATTTGTCTTACAACGCTCTGAGCTGACCGAGTAGTACTCTTTGACTTTCCTTCTGAGATCCAGGCAGCATCGGCCCAaagaaaatgtcctcgatgctaATGTGCTTACCGGAGAGTTCGTCTGGTTCCAGCCCGCTTTCGGTGTCCAGTCCGCAGATCACGAAATAATCTGCGAACCGACGGGAGACGGGGCTGATCCCGGTGGTCATTTTGAGACTGGTCCGGTGGCTCCCTAATCCTCGCGACAGGGAGCATATTAGGTGCAAGCGGAGAAGTGATTTGAGTCTGCCATCACAGATGCCTTGTATGCAACCTGGTACGCACAGCTCGACTCGATAGAAGCCAGAAAATCACAATCTTCACCTAATCACTCATTTAGCCCAGCACTTTTCCGGTTAGTGCCCTTCACAATAAAACGACTATTTCTTATGCGAGACGGGTTTTGTTGTCACATGATGAAGTAGATTATTATTGTTGTAATGATAGGCGGCACGGTGGCATACTGGTTAGCACGCCCCCTCACGGTTCAGAGGTTGCGTGCCCAATTTCGGCTGCGGcctttctgtgtggagtttgcatgttgtccccgtgcctgcgtgggttttctccaggtttGTGCCAactttccaaaaacatgcatggtgaaTTTAGCACTTGAAATTTTGAGTatgaatgcttgtttgtctatgtgtgccctgtgtATGTCTGGCAACAGTTCAGGGTGGAGTCCGAAGTCAGCTGTGAtatgctccagcacgcccgcgaccctcaTGTGGATTATAAGgggttcggaaaatggatggataggtgAGGATGGATGTTGCAACGATAAaagcgaaagaaagaaagaaagaaagaaagaaagaaagaaagaaagaaagaaagaaagaaagaaagaaagaaagaaagaaagaaagaaagaaagaaagaataattttattttgttaaaatTCTCTACTTTTCCGGTATTACACACCTACGTAGACTTCACTTGCAAACCAGCATGCGTTGTGATGGACCGCAATGATTATCTGTCTTGTCAAGTTctaaaatgaaattaataaaCCTGACCGTTACGTTAGGCGGGTTTTAACGACGGAATCTACAATTCCCAATGCATTATTAATTTCAACAAAATGTGGCCTAGTACTATACATCTTTTCCAGAGGATTTTGACAAAAACTTGGCAGAAGAATGAATTCAATTTCAATGTTTGATTGTACATGGTTTGTAGCAGGGGTCACCGACATGGTGTCTGTACGCACCAGGTCGCCCCCAAGGACCACACGAATAGCATGCCGGGTCATTAAAGTtgatgggacattgtgatttcctcAATGTTGCAGAAGTGACCACCAGATGACAAACTTCAAAAGCAGCATTTTGGAAGATAAAAAGTACGTAATGCTTAATGCTAAATCACGTCAGAAAGGAAATTTTAACTCTTGTGTTAACGGAGAAAGATatttaaacagtttttttttttcattaaaaacaCGTTACATAAAATTTTGTGTTTTATGCAGCTGGAACAGATTCATTTGGTTGGACTGCAGTTCAGATCACTGATTACTGTTGTAGTGTGGCCACCTAGTGgcaaaaatcaatttaaaaaaactaacgggaaaaatacatatatacaaaGGCTTCATTTAATCTTACTATAGACTTTAGATAACATAAAATACCAGAAACAGATACAGGTGTTGCCATATTGAGGCAGAATTTATTTTAAGACATTTCATTCACCAATTGAATTACCCTGTAAAATAGAGCTTTCTTCTTAAGCCAGTGAGAAACAAAACATCCCAAAACTCAGATGAGGAACACGGATGATAAATGTTCATACTTTACATTTAAACACAATAGTTTAACAACTTGCGTTTTTGTGTAAACATTCAAATTCCGTTTTGGGACGCTCTTACAGTAGCTAGTATTAGTTAGTAGAAATCTGTTGTATTAAGACATCTCATTTGACAAAAGCGATCAAGCAACTTGTGACAAtggtataaataaaaaatcttgaaaaaggGTCAACAAATTATTTCACATAAAAATGGGTCGTCTGCATGTTTACTTCATCAATGCTCTTAGGAGCAAAAAAAATTGAACAAAAATACTAACAGTGAACAGTTTTGTCAGCCTTGAGATGGAGAAAATTCTCGGCCACCCAAAATACTACACTAATCAGTCGTTTTATACCAAGGAGAATGCAAACTTTAATCAATTGGCACTGTACAGGAGCATTGTAGCGATTTGACATTCAATCCTCCAGATTGGAATTAAGCAAGCAAGAAATGCTTCCGCAGTctgttaaaataataataataattaaaaaaaaaagtagtacaTGTCCATGAATCTAGGCGCATTTAGAGGTAGAATTTCATGAACAAGATGCACTTGCGCAGTGCATCTCGGTCAAgtttctttttgtatttttttcgttttgtttttaaattcccTCCGCTGCACCATACATTCCATAAAGCAAGCACTTACTATGACACATAAAACTGAAAATCACTTTCAACGCAGCGGTGACAGTGCAGCAGTTATTGCTTCCTTAAACACAGAAATAAAAAAGTGGGGAAAAAACCACTAAGACATGAAAGGAAGTGAACGTTGAGGTGCTACAAATAGGATGTTGATGTCATTTACTGGAGGTGGGGAATTCCAGTGGTGGATTTTGCTCTTAAATTGTTATTTTTAGCAAGCAGAAACACTACCCCAAATTAAGGAGGCCAATTACATATAATTGCAATACCCAccccaaataaatatataaattgaTTATAATCCAGTCCCCACATCCTATAAGAAGTGCCTTAAAATCACTCTTTAAAAAAACACTTTCTCCTACATGTTATAGAGCCCCTTAAGGATTTTGGGGGTTGCAGGTATGTTTCTTGTACACATTAGAGAATTTGTGGTCTGCTACTATCTGTTGcacacctggaaaaaaaatcttgtgagCATGACAAAGGTTCATGAGTGCAGTACAAATTTCATTGTGCACACCAGAAAGTTTCCTTGTGTGCATCAGAAGTTCAACAAGCGCACTAGAAAGTTACTGTGTACACACCAGAAAGCAACGGAccacatttttttatgtttttgtgcGTGGTGGGTTATTGATCATGGCAGAAACTTTTTCATAGTATGTGCCAGACAGTTTTCTAGCAAAGGTTTTGCCAGGTGCATCCTAAAATTTCTAGTATGTcctggaaagttttttttttttttcatatgcaCCAGAATTTTTTCTTATGCTCTCCAAAAACTTTCTTAAGCGTACTGACACCAGAGACATGTTGTGCCTTAAAAGGCTCTGCAGGATTTGCCATGATCAACTAAAGGAAAATAACCACCATTGTGCAGCCCATGCAATGCAGCCATGTTTGTCATGTTATCGGCGAGGGAGAACCTCACACTAGGACTTCACGTAGCTGCAACGGATGCAGAGCAACAAGAAGGACAGGCGCACGTTCCTGAGGCGAAAGGATTGGGGGGGCTGTCACAGTTGGGGATCAGATACTGAGGTCTTTTGTGCTCTATTCTAGTTTCTGCTGCAGCTTTTTCTGGAAGCAGACAGGCAAGATGGAGAGCACAGCGAGGACGGCAAGTATAGCCAGAGAATTCCAGGACACGGCCTCGCCGGCGGTGGTCAATTTGTACAGCGTTGTACCTGCGTTGATGGCTACAAATGATGGTGGCGCCACACCTGTGAAttcatgaaaagaaaaaaaaaaaagaatcaatacCAGATGTTATTTCAGCACGACATAAAGAGAAAGAATTAAAAAGACCCACCCAAAAAGGTTCCAATGAAGAAAACCCCCAAGGGCACATTAATGACAGGTGAGGTGATGTTGATGAACCAGTTGGGAAGAAAGGGAGTTATCCTCAAGAAAATGATGTAATTGATTAAATGGTCTCTGTGTTTATCCACCTgccagaggaaaaacaaaatgttgaatgTGAGACATCTCATCAACTGCTTTTTTAAGTTTAATTTGATAGAGCATTTTACACCAAGTACCACTTCAAAAAACTCTTTGACATCCAAGTACCACCAACACAACAAACATAAAAAATCTGTAACAAAAAGagcaaatgtaaaaacaaaaagttcttacatattaaattattaaatgCAGATATGTTGTGCTAGAAACTTAAAACATAGCGGTGCTTTGACCCAGGAGTTTAATTCTTTTCATGACCATGCTCATTACACTATAGCCAGATCCAAAACCACAAGACGGGAGCCCACATGCCACCACCCTTTCAATCACGATTCATCTTACCTGCTGTGACCACTTTTGGGCTTTTTCCGTGAGATATCTGTACACTATTGGTCGGCCCACCAAGTAGGAGAGCATGTAGCAAAAGGAAGCCCCCAAACCAGAACACTGCCACGACACAAACAGGACAGAGTAACCTATCATACACAACTTTTGACAAAGCAACTGGAATAAATCACATATTGTACAAAATTGTATTTCTCTGTAGGAATTCTGCTTCATTCTATCATTTAAATTAACACTATGCACgataacaaaacacaaaaacttTAATTCTGAAGTTTGGTTTTTACCTTACATAACATTATCTTCCCAAACAACCCCAATGTTTCAGTTTGTAATTTTGCCAATAATATAAATTTAAATGAATGCCACAGTGCCTTGATttttgtacccccccccccccacacacacacacacacaaaaggatTATAATGTCTGTACTGTATTTACACACAATATACCCAACCAGACATTTTCTAGATTTCGTCATACATTCTAATACTACAGGACCGTTGGAACGAGTAAACCAAACCATACAGGTCCTAAATGAGAATGGGTAACTATAAATCCAATGTGATGCTAagaatacagttttttttttattactcacCAAGCAGACTAAGAAGAGAGCCAGGGGAAAAGGGTAAAGATATCCAGACAAGATGCTGAGGAAAATCGATCCAGGAATTGCGAAGGTTTGAAGGCTAATGGAAGGTGTCAAGGTAtatattttggggggaaaaaacacattAAACATCATGGAAAGTAAATGAAATGCAGTGGAGCTTTGAGATACGAGTTTTGTTCATCCCATGACCACGCTCTTATGTCAAAACACTTGCGGCGAAAATCACCTTCCAGATTGAATTGAATTAATCAGATCCACAAAACCCCTGGAATTTTGTGATGAGTTTTTCTTCTGAATAATGAAATAATGTAGTGTAGCAAAACAAAGTAATAAAATAATTACTGTTGCAATCGTGTAATTTTGCTCCTTCTGAGGATACAATACATAAGTTGCAAAGTAGGCCACCAACACCTGGCTGTAGTAGGTGTCTTTGTATTTGGACAATACGGTTCCCAAAGCTTTGGCATCGTCCATGTCTTTAGGTATCTTGATTTTCCCCATTTCCTCACTGGAAGAAAAATGAACAATTAGCATTTTTGCCGGTCCTTTAAATGGATCATTGATTCCATTTCAGAACTCGTATGAAACACGTATTCAACCACGGCAATTGTCTATGTACTACAAGTGTATTGTTTGATAAAAATCTGAAAACTCAAATGGCAAACATGCAGACTGcactggatttaaaaaaaataaataaataatcagtgCGCATGCATACCACTTTGATAATATCCCATTTATAATGCCGATAATTACATGACTTTATCTAGAGTTCTCACAAAAAGAGCATTTGCTTAAGAGGAAACTACACAAGACATTGTGTGGACATGTAACGACATCTATTGGTCAATGTGTTACCACAGTAAACACAAAGGCATCACTACAAAGTCACAG
This genomic window from Syngnathus scovelli strain Florida chromosome 4, RoL_Ssco_1.2, whole genome shotgun sequence contains:
- the tmem41b gene encoding transmembrane protein 41B; the encoded protein is MATKRKERRDTGGLDLSQGEVNANATDHVTLTDSNHASSTRMSLLILLAIFTCSASLMYLVYRNFPELTDEEMGKIKIPKDMDDAKALGTVLSKYKDTYYSQVLVAYFATYVFLQTFAIPGSIFLSILSGYLYPFPLALFLVCLCSGLGASFCYMLSYLVGRPIVYRYLTEKAQKWSQQVDKHRDHLINYIIFLRITPFLPNWFINITSPVINVPLGVFFIGTFLGVAPPSFVAINAGTTLYKLTTAGEAVSWNSLAILAVLAVLSILPVCFQKKLQQKLE